A window of Magnolia sinica isolate HGM2019 chromosome 13, MsV1, whole genome shotgun sequence genomic DNA:
TAGACTATAGGGCCCACCCAGTGAGCAGCTTGGGACTCACACATCTACCACAAGGTCACATGTGAAAAGCGAGTCACATGAAGGCTTACTTGCTTGAGCCCCATTATCAGGGCTTCCTTTTGTTTAATCCCTCTGTTTCAGATTTTTAACGCTTCCATTGGCAGAAGACAACAACAGAGTTGGAGGATATCTGATGGACTACACATACCCAAGACTGCCAGGAAGacaggtatggcccaccataagggcTGGTGATCGGCTACTTACCCATCAAACCTTAGCTACGGGACGCCATCTTCCGCATCTTTGGCAAGGCAGTGTAGAGGTTCCTTCTGCGAACGTCCTcgctcatgggccccacttgtatctGCATAGTTCTGCTGGCGGGACATCTTTCCCTGGCCCGGAATTTGCGGCAACCGAATCATTTGTGGGAGTCTCAGACTCCGGCTGTGCTCTCGCTCTTCTGTCATCTCAACCATGGGTTCCCAGGAATCGAGCTCTGGGTCCCACAGCAAATAACTTTATGAACGATGAAAGGGCTCCGACCGCCCATCAACCAGCTCACGGCGCCAATACAAGCAGTTTCATGAGCAACACGTGGAGTTTCAGGAGTCATGAAGCTAGTAGCGGTTCGCATGAAATCACGCGCGAGTTGGGCTCAGGACAAGTTTTGGGGCCAGCCAACAATCAGTTCTCGAGTGAGGTCATGTTAGCTCAGCAAGTGGGCCGGCAGCATATGGACCTTGGTCACTCCCGAGCTTGTGGCTCTTCCAGTTCCAGCCATCAGATGCACTGGTCTCTTTGAGGAATTCTAGGATTCCTGCATGATACAGTTTGCTAACATACCGCAGTTCCATGCATGTGCTCCATGGTTCAGAAATTCATCCTGTCaatctgatggggcccactgtggatggggGAAGCCAAAAAtatctcctagattggaagatcctaacggTCTACTGCCGCCTCTTGGTCAAATGTGAGCTGTCGTTTCATGGGCAATCGGTCAGTAGAAAAGCTTCAATCTGGGGGATTTTTGGGCATCCTTCAtccatgagaggcccaccatatcAATGTGCTTGATCACTGGGCCATGGGTACCACATGGATGCCAGCAAACTGCATGCCGACATGCAGGACCCAATAATTCCTCTGTATTGGATCTCAGGAACTTTGTCAGCAGTTTGCGTGGATTTCTCGACTTGTCTTCTTATTAATCTTATTAGCTTCTCATAAACTTGAATAGTTACAAATTGCCCATTGGTAGGTGTCATGGTATGAATCCGAAACTGATTTGATAGATTGTTTGCTTGCTTTCTATGGTTGTAATAATCTCCTTTTCGACATCGAAACAACTTTCCCCGCATATGCTGAAATCTGACTTAAAAGTTACAGGACCTCCATTGAGCTATTGTTTTATGTCATCGAACAAATCAGTGTTAGGTCATGTTTGGATGCAtaagtgaattgaattgtgaagTTTCAGTAAAACCAAGAGGAAATTACAGAACTTTGAATTGTATCTCCTAGTATTTGGAATGCAGAAGCGGCCCTCAAATGGCAGTTACAATTCTTTCTTGTCCAACTTGAAATCAACACGATTGGAAAGTACCCTCGAAACTACATAGCATGACTTGTATTTTATTAGGACGTGTTTGGGTGCCACTCTAAAATGGGTTTAATGAGTTTCACTCTGACAGATGTAACAGGTGGTGTCAATGACTGTTGGAACTTGAGATTGTATCCATGACTGTGGCTCACATATTTATCCAATGGCCCCCGTTTTTTTAGTGGAGGCCCTTTCATATGATGATGGCAAGTCTTGTGCATTGTTTCAATCTTGCATACGTGGGGTGCACCCAAAGAT
This region includes:
- the LOC131222428 gene encoding squamosa promoter-binding-like protein 17 isoform X1: MEMGSSSLGGASGSASGSSDSLNGLKFGKKIYFEDVGIGVSSKTGGFSASSEALAASSSSVGPKKGKGVVQGGQPPRCQVEGCMVDLTGAKAYYCRHKVCGMHSKSPKVIVAGMEQRFCQQCSRFHQLPEFDQGKRSCRRRLAGHNERRRKPPLGSLSSPYGRLSSSFHEDNNRVGGYLMDYTYPRLPGRQVWPTIRAGDRLLTHQTLATGRHLPHLWQGSVEVPSANVLAHGPHLYLHSSAGGTSFPGPEFAATESFVGVSDSGCALALLSSQPWVPRNRALGPTANNFMNDERAPTAHQPAHGANTSSFMSNTWSFRSHEASSGSHEITRELGSGQVLGPANNQFSSEVMLAQQVGRQHMDLGHSRACGSSSSSHQMHWSL
- the LOC131222428 gene encoding squamosa promoter-binding-like protein 17 isoform X2; translated protein: MEMGSSSLGGASGSASGSSDSLNGLKFGKKIYFEDVGIGVSSKTGGFSASSEALAASSSSVGPKKGKGVVQGGQPPRCQVEGCMVDLTGAKAYYCRHKVCGMHSKSPKVIVAGMEQRFCQQCSRFHQLPEFDQGKRSCRRRLAGHNERRRKPPLGSLSSPYGRLSSSFHDNNRVGGYLMDYTYPRLPGRQVWPTIRAGDRLLTHQTLATGRHLPHLWQGSVEVPSANVLAHGPHLYLHSSAGGTSFPGPEFAATESFVGVSDSGCALALLSSQPWVPRNRALGPTANNFMNDERAPTAHQPAHGANTSSFMSNTWSFRSHEASSGSHEITRELGSGQVLGPANNQFSSEVMLAQQVGRQHMDLGHSRACGSSSSSHQMHWSL